DNA from Candidatus Cloacimonas acidaminovorans str. Evry:
ATTGCACATTTGTGCATCGTAAAGAAACAGGATTTCTGAGTTATTGTTAATCATTTTGTTCCTCCTGATTTTTTTCAGTTTTATCTGGATGTTCTTGTTTATAAATGGCACCTAAATAATTTGAATAAGCTCTGCCACATAAAATATGGAAGACAATTTCTTCCGGGGATAGAGAAGATTTCTCTATGCCTTGCATACATTCTCTGTAATAATTTTCGGTTACAGAATCATAAAATATATCCCAAACCTTACCCATTTCATCTACCATAGCCATCAAGGACTTAACTTTTTGAACAGGGATTCCTCTCAAATTCAATCTGTTAATTAGAGTGCTTTTGATATTCTTTTTTCTCTGTTCGGATTCTATAGCAGCAATATACATTCCTAAGATGAAAAGGCCTTGAGCATAAAAGTTGTTTTCATAAATTTGGGAATGTGTGTTAAAATAAGCAGTGATTTTTTCATCCTGCAGTGCGGCAATTAAATTACGCTTTTCCATAATATGAACTCCTTCTAATTGATTAAATTTTAGTAAATGATCTAAATATACGGTCATAAGAAAGGGTGTGATGTTTAGAAAATATTTATTCTCGGTTTCTAAATTATTGTTTTTCCGATTAAAAATATCTGTAAACATACAGATAAGATCATAATATTGAAATTTTCTTTTATATATGTAGGTCCCTAACGTACTTATAATGTTTTTATTTAAAACAGTATAATCATATTGATTCAAGCCGGGATGAGATTCTTTTGAGGGTAAAATTAAATACCTGAGTCCTTCAAAAGATAATAACGCTTGGTACCCATATAAGGAACCTAATTTATAATCATGAATCAGTATGTTCAAGTGTTCAGTTTTATTTATTAATTCCCTTAGATTGATGTTTTTAATCATACCATTTATGATAAATTCTTGTGAAGTTGGGCTGGGTTTATTATAAAAAAGCAGAGTAAATTCTTTTAACTTTTTGATAAGTGTGTTAAGAGTATAAATATCATCCCTTTTTTGATCTATGGGTATTCGTCTAAGAAGATTGGTAGTCATAATAATTTTTTGAGGGTCAATTAATTCTTCACTATTATCTGCTTCAAAATTAATTTCAGGCAGAACTATTGTCTGCAAGCCAAGTAAAGTAGTTCTTAGTTTTGTGGATGCATATTGAATTCCGATTAAAACTTGTTGATTACACTTTTCGCACATTGAAAAAGCATTATGAGTTATGCTTTTGTCTACCTTATCAAAATAAAGAGGATTAGTAGTGCCGAAAAATTTTTGTTTTATGGCTATATCTTTAGGTAAAGTAGAATCCTGTCCACAGATATGACAATAACCCTGTTTTGTGTTTTCCAGATAATGTTTTTCAAAAAGATAATAATATAAGACATCAATATAGCAATCGGCATATTCACCTTGGTGTAAAAATTTACCATCAATCTTTAGAGCATAGGCCTGTCTTTCAGTAACATATTCCTTCAAAGTAGACGATAGGTATTTTTTTAAGCATTTTTGAAATTCCTTATTGTATTTAGATTGGTTATTTAGATTATTTTTTAATTCAGGTATATTCTCAGGATCAGGAAAATCTTTTTGCTGCTCTGCTTTAAGTTTATCATATCTAAGTGAGATAATTTCATTTTCAATTCTGTAAAATATCTCTTGAATCTTTTGAAGAAATTTTAAAAACTTTTCCCCGCGTGTTAAATCTGTCCAGGGAATATTTTTAAAATTATTGTTTACATATTGGTATAGCCCAAATTGTAGCAATGGTTTTAAGGAAATGTGGGAAGCATAGATAGAAGGATCATGAGGTGCATAATTAGTAAAAACCAATAGCTCATCCTTTTTTTCGGGTGATAATTCAGTTCCCTGTGTAAAATAGCATTCCTTTTTGTTAGTATCCAGGTTTAGCTCTAATAAACGTCCAATATAAGTTTCTACTTTGTCATTTACTTTTTTTGACCATTGATAATTATCTAATTCATTGCAATACTGTTTAACAATAAATAGTTTTTTGTCCTTTTCGGGAAGTGAGTTAAAATTCTCTTTTGTTAAAACTATTTTTCCTATTGCCTGATACAAAGGGATCATTTTTCCTCCTTTCTTTTTCTGACTACACCAAAGCCGCGAGCACTTTGTTTTCCGAGACCAAGGAATTCAGGGATCAGGAAATTGGTAGTGAAATCACCTGTAAAGCATTGCATTGGTTGATTGTGGAAATTTACTTCCAGGGGTTTAAACCAGCCATCTACATTTAGTTTATCCACCTCTGGAATCCAATAATCAAATGCCTTGGAAAGGGTTTTGAGGTTATTTTTCAGGATAGTTTTTAATCTTTGATTGCGCTGAAAAGTATTCATTTTATTATATTCTTGGTAGTTTTCCTGGTTTAGTGCCATCCAGGGAGAGGCAAAAAAGTAAGGATAATAGTTTTCAGTTAAGCCAAAGTCCTCTTCTTTCAAGGAGATTTCTCTTTCATTGGAAATTAGGGTTTTACCGTTAATTTCCAGTTTATCCACTTCCAGAAAGACCTTTTTGATGATATCTATACCATCATTGATAGCGAGCAGAGCAGGATGTTTTTCAATAACCCGATATTGAATTTGGGGTGCCTTATAGTTATATCCAAAGCCAGGAAGGTGATTATGAAAAATATGGTCTTCGGGAAACTGATTTACGAAGAAACCTCTCAGCTTGGGAATATCCCGTGGCTCGAGTAAAACATCAGTCCAGCTGACAATCAAATAACGGATTTTCATTGTGACTACATCCTATCCCTTTATAGAAGGGAATTACTATTTTATTTCTTTTTTCGAAAATCAACTAATTCCTTGAAAACAAAATTTTAATATCCTGTCAAGCAGAAATTGTTGTTTTAGATAAAATAATGTTGGGGATGCAAATTGGGATGACAAACACCGAAAACATAAATTTTTTTTGTAACCTTTGTTTTGGCGAAAAAGAGAAATCTTGCTGTGGATAACAATCTTATTCATTGGTAATAAAACAATTAGCCATATTTTTTGTCGTTATTGGGTTAGAATGCATAATTGCTTGTTATATAGACGATTAAGTAACGACTCCGTAACACTTCCGTAACACTTCCCTTGTCTCGTTAGGGAATCGTTACTTGGTTGTTACTTCTTTGTAAGAAGTAGCACCAAGATAAAAACAAGCCAAAGTAAGGCAGGAGTTATCTACAGCTTGATAACTTTCTCTGGGGCAGTAAATTCTATAGTGTCTATCCCAAATTATGCAGTTGAGGAAAAAAGGATTGACTATTTCCGATTTGCCAAAGAGAATATAGAATTCTTTGTGGTCGTTATGAGTCCTCATCTCTAAATTAATTAGTGACAATGTGCAAATATATACAAGCGATGACGACTCCTGAATTAATTCATTCTTCATTTTTCATTCTCTATTCAAACGAGGGGCTAACGCACCCATCGCGATTATTGTGTCGCCCTTTGGGGCTTTTGGAAAATGGGAAGATGAAAAGAAAAAAGAAGTCAGGGCTTACATTTAACGAGGGGCTTACGCCACCATCGCTATCGTTGTATCGCCCTACGGGCTTTTTTGCAAATATTGTTTTTTAAAATCCCATAAATCTTTTTTATCCTGTTCATCCTAGACCTATTATTAGTTCAAAGTTCAAAGTTCAAAGTGTTGGAGTTAGAAGTTTTTTTGGTGTCTTCGGTGATCTCGGTGGCTAATAAAAAATCCCATAAATCTTTTTTATCCTGTTCATCCCAGACCTATTATTAGTTCAAAGTACAAAGTTCAAAGTGCTGGAGTTAGAAGTTTTTTTGGTGTCTTCGGTGATCTCGGTGTTCTCCGTGTTTTCAGTGTTTTCGGTGTAAAAAAATTGCGGAGGAACAGCGTCCCCCGGCTACACATTTAATGCAAATTGAGGAGAAATTGGTAAAATTCCTTGCGGAATTTATTTTCTATATTTTGGGCAAGAACTCTAATTCCTCTGGAGGTTGCTTCCTCAATAGTAGAACCGCCTTGTTCCGTTTTATCCACGAAGGAAAAGAGGTTTTTTTCACCGTAATTGAAAGAAATATTCAGACGCAGGGGTTGGAAAAATTGTTGTCCCAGGGATTTATGCGGCTCGGGATTCACTGTAGCGACAATTTGATATTCAGGGTTATCGTTTTCCAACAAGCCAATTTGATTAATTACATTTTTAAGCGAGGCATCCAAAAGGCCTGAAGAATCGCCAAAAACTCTGATTTGCAGGGGAATTTCCCGAGCCGCATAATTCCTGAGTTCTAAAAGTTCCTGTAAGCTGTGAAAAGGTTTTAACAAAATGCCTGAATCACTTGCCAGGGCGTTATAATAAGTATAAGCATTTTGTGTTTGTTGCAATTTATCAATAGCGCTTAAAATTTTAGCAAAGCGGATAAGGGGATCATCATTGGGAGCAAGGCAATTTTCAATAAACTCCTCGCAGTCGTCAATTTCATTGCGGTAAATGGTCTGCACGGCAATTTTATCCATTACCGCCAAGGCATAGAAAGTTTTGGTTTTAGGGTCTTGCCAGGTTTCTTTTATCTGAGTATATTTCAAAGTTCCTTCTGCGATTGCTTTTACGGAAGAAGAGGTCTCGCTGCTTGTTTGATAATTGGAAGAAGAACTTTTTTCGCTTTCCATACTTTTCGTAACTGCAATAACGCGTGTTTCAAAAAAGCCGGCAATATTTTTCAATGCTTCATTTTGTGCACTATTCAGTTCTTTTGCCATTCCCACTCCACAAAGATATTGCTTGGAAGGATATTGGGAATAAGGATTAGAAATCCATTCCGGTTTTTTCTTTCCGGCATAGAGACAGGAACCGATAAGCAAGAATAAAAGGATTGTATAAATAATTTTTTTAGGCATTACTTAATCTAACCTGTAAGCAATTTAAGCGGAATGAAGAACTTGAAC
Protein-coding regions in this window:
- a CDS encoding CRISPR-associated endonuclease Cas6 → MKIRYLIVSWTDVLLEPRDIPKLRGFFVNQFPEDHIFHNHLPGFGYNYKAPQIQYRVIEKHPALLAINDGIDIIKKVFLEVDKLEINGKTLISNEREISLKEEDFGLTENYYPYFFASPWMALNQENYQEYNKMNTFQRNQRLKTILKNNLKTLSKAFDYWIPEVDKLNVDGWFKPLEVNFHNQPMQCFTGDFTTNFLIPEFLGLGKQSARGFGVVRKRKEEK
- a CDS encoding TM1802 family CRISPR-associated protein: MIPLYQAIGKIVLTKENFNSLPEKDKKLFIVKQYCNELDNYQWSKKVNDKVETYIGRLLELNLDTNKKECYFTQGTELSPEKKDELLVFTNYAPHDPSIYASHISLKPLLQFGLYQYVNNNFKNIPWTDLTRGEKFLKFLQKIQEIFYRIENEIISLRYDKLKAEQQKDFPDPENIPELKNNLNNQSKYNKEFQKCLKKYLSSTLKEYVTERQAYALKIDGKFLHQGEYADCYIDVLYYYLFEKHYLENTKQGYCHICGQDSTLPKDIAIKQKFFGTTNPLYFDKVDKSITHNAFSMCEKCNQQVLIGIQYASTKLRTTLLGLQTIVLPEINFEADNSEELIDPQKIIMTTNLLRRIPIDQKRDDIYTLNTLIKKLKEFTLLFYNKPSPTSQEFIINGMIKNINLRELINKTEHLNILIHDYKLGSLYGYQALLSFEGLRYLILPSKESHPGLNQYDYTVLNKNIISTLGTYIYKRKFQYYDLICMFTDIFNRKNNNLETENKYFLNITPFLMTVYLDHLLKFNQLEGVHIMEKRNLIAALQDEKITAYFNTHSQIYENNFYAQGLFILGMYIAAIESEQRKKNIKSTLINRLNLRGIPVQKVKSLMAMVDEMGKVWDIFYDSVTENYYRECMQGIEKSSLSPEEIVFHILCGRAYSNYLGAIYKQEHPDKTEKNQEEQND
- a CDS encoding LPP20 family lipoprotein; translation: MPKKIIYTILLFLLIGSCLYAGKKKPEWISNPYSQYPSKQYLCGVGMAKELNSAQNEALKNIAGFFETRVIAVTKSMESEKSSSSNYQTSSETSSSVKAIAEGTLKYTQIKETWQDPKTKTFYALAVMDKIAVQTIYRNEIDDCEEFIENCLAPNDDPLIRFAKILSAIDKLQQTQNAYTYYNALASDSGILLKPFHSLQELLELRNYAAREIPLQIRVFGDSSGLLDASLKNVINQIGLLENDNPEYQIVATVNPEPHKSLGQQFFQPLRLNISFNYGEKNLFSFVDKTEQGGSTIEEATSRGIRVLAQNIENKFRKEFYQFLLNLH